The following proteins are encoded in a genomic region of Periophthalmus magnuspinnatus isolate fPerMag1 chromosome 10, fPerMag1.2.pri, whole genome shotgun sequence:
- the LOC117377476 gene encoding protocadherin gamma-A11-like has product MGRLVLLCFSLAFVGCALGQISYSIPEEMARGSLVGNIAHDLGLDVKRLQLRKARIHTGESDEYIQFNKERGVLLIKEKIDREALCGQTTPCALHLQIVLENPIEVFPITVEVTDINDNPPVFEKQERRFEISESAVVGSKFMLKTAIDADIERNGLQSYTLKPSDNFILKLHDQSDGGKKVEMILQKPLDREKEETVSLLLTAVDGGEPQRSGTMLIHITVLDANDNAPVFTQSIYKANIKENAVNGTLITQVSATDADKGSNGEVSYVIGNSMRGSSIFFHITQEGNIFLTGPIDYEKDKMYEIHVEATDRGGLSDSSKVVIEVGDINDNSPVIAVISISESIIENSPSETVVAVINVNDADSEENGKVKCIINKNIPFAISSSTYNLYNIMTDTELDRERNSKYNITVTCSDEGVPSLSSSVTLTLHISDVNDNAPVFDRSSYEAYIVENNSPGLSIFTVKATDADWNQNARVSYILEDSSVNGVPVSSYVSVSADSGVIHAVRSFDYEQIKDFQLCVKAQDGGSPPLSSNVTVKILVQDQNDNAPQVLYPVQTGGSLVAEMVPRSADVGYLVTKVVAVDVDSGQNAWLSYKLQKAADRALFEVGSQNGEIRTIRQVTDKDAVKQRLTVIVEDNGQPSRSATVIVNVAVADSFPEVLSEFTDFTHDKEYNDNLTFYLVLALAVVSFLFITCVVVIISVKIYRWRQSRILYHSNLPVIPYYPPRYSDTLGTGTLPHVYNYDTCRTTDSRKSDCKFGRAGSQNVLIMDPSSTGTMQRIQSEKSILDEPDSPLEVRHL; this is encoded by the coding sequence ATGGGACGGCTCGTGCTGCTGTGTTTCTCGTTGGCTTTTGTCGGATGTGCGCTGGGACAGATCAGTTATTCTATTCCGGAGGAAATGGCCAGGGGCTCGTTGGTCGGTAATATTGCTCATGATTTAGGTCTCGATGTTAAGCGGCTGCAGTTGCGTAAAGCTCGAATTCACACAGGGGAAAGTGACGAATACATTCAGTTTAACAAGGAGAGAGGCGTCCTCCTTATCAAAGAGAAAATAGACCGTGAGGCCCTTTGTGGACAAACGACTCCGTGTGCTCTACATTTACAGATTGTTTTAGAAAATCCAATAGAAGTATTTCCCATCACTGTTGAAGTCACAGATATTAACGACAACCCTCCAGTATTTGAGAAACAAGAAAGACGATTTGAAATCAGTGAATCTGCTGTTGTCGGATCTAAATTCATGCTGAAAACAGCCATAGACGCTGATATAGAACGAAATGGTCTGCAGAGCTATACATTAAAGCCCAGTGATAACTTCATACTCAAGCTGCATGACCAATCAGACGGAGGTAAAAAGGTGGAGATGATTTTGCAAAAGCCCCttgacagagagaaggaggagactgTGTCCTTACTGTTGACAGCGGTAGATGGGGGAGAGCCACAGCGGTCAGGGACTATGCTTATTCACATTACAGTGTTAGATGCCAATGATAATGCTCCTGTATTTACCCAGTCCATTTACAAAGCGAACATTAAAGAAAACGCTGTAAATGGGACGCTCATAACGCAGGTCAGCGCCACCGACGCAGACAAAGGCAGCAATGGAGAGGTTAGTTATGTCATTGGAAACAGCATGAGGGGCTCCTCCATATTTTTTCACATAACTCAAGAAGGAAATATATTTCTGACTGGACCTATTGATTACGAAAAGGACAAAATGTATGAAATTCATGTAGAAGCGACAGATCGAGGAGGTCTTTCTGATTCCAGTAAAGTTGTCATAGAAGTAGGAGACATAAACGACAACAGCCCTGTCATCGCCGTGATTTCTATCTCCGAATCAATAATAGAAAATTCTCCTTCAGAGACAGTGGTAGCTGTAATCAACGTAAATGACGCAGATTCAGAGGAAAACGGCAaagtcaaatgtattattaataagAACATTCCTTTTGCAATTTCATCTTCTACTTATAATTTATATAACATAATGACAGACACTGAATTAGACCGAGAAagaaactcaaaatacaacatcaCAGTCACGTGTTCAGATGAGGGCGTGCCCTCTCTCTCCAGCAGCGTCACTCTCACATTACACATCTCTGACGTGAATGACAACGCGCCTGTCTTTGACAGGAGCTCGTATGAGGCCTACATTGTAGAAAACAACAGCCCGGGCCTCTCTATATTCACAGTGAAAGCTACAGACGCTGACTGGAACCAGAACGCGCGTGTCTCTTACATACTGGAGGACTCCTCTGTTAACGGAGTGCCAGTCTCCTCATATGTGTCCGTTAGTGCAGATAGCGGAGTCATCCATGCAGTGCGCTCCTTTGACTACGAGCAGATCAAGGATTTCCAGTTGTGCGTCAAAGCGCAGGACggaggctctcctcctctcagcagcAACGTGACTGTGAAAATCCTGGTTCAGGACCAGAACGACAACGCCCCTCAGGTGCTGTACCCAGTCCAGACTGGGGGCTCTCTGGTGGCTGAGATGGTGCCTCGTTCAGCAGATGTGGGCTATCTGGTCACTAAAGTGGTGGCTGTGGATGTGGACTCTGGACAGAATGCCTGGCTCTCCTATAAACTGCAGAAAGCCGCAGACAGGGCGCTGTTTGAAGTGGGCTCACAGAATGGAGAAATAAGAACTATCCGCCAAGTGACTGATAAAGATGCAGTCAAACAGAGACTGACTGTTATAGTGGAGGACAACGGGCAGCCCTCTCGTTCAGCTACAGTCATTGTTAACGTGGCGGTGGCGGACAGCTTTCCTGAAGTACTGTCTGAGTTCACTGACTTTACGCACGACAAGGAGTACAATGACAACCTGACTTTTTACTTAGTGCTGGCTCTGGCTGTAGTCTCCTTTCTGTTCATCACGTGTGTAGTGGTCATTATATCAGTGAAAATCTACAGATGGAGACAGTCTCGCATCCTGTATCACTCCAATCTGCCAGTGATCCCATATTATCCTCCACGTTACTCAGACACTCTGGGCACAGGGACCCTCCCACACGTGTACAATTATGACACGTGCAGGACCACAGACTCCAGAAAGAGTGACTGTAAGTTTGGCAGAGCTGGTAGTCAGAACGTGCTGATAATGGATCCCAGTTCAACAGGGACGATGCAGCGGATACAGAGTGAGAAGAGCATCCTGGATGAACCAGACTCTCCTCTAGAGGTTAGACATTTGTAG
- the LOC117377966 gene encoding protocadherin gamma-A11-like, translated as MGRLVLLCFSLAFVGCALGQISYSIPEEMARGSLVGNIAHDLGLDVKRLQLRKARIHTGESDEYIQFNKERGVLLIKEKIDREALCGQTTPCALRYEIVLENPIEVFPFIVEVTDINDNPPIFDQEERRFEISESAVVGSKFMLENAIDPDIGRNGLQSYTLKLSDNFILKLHDQSDGGKKVEMILQKPLDREKEETVSLLLTAVDGGEPQRSGTMLIHITVLDANDNAPVFTQSIYKASIKENAVNGTLITQVSATDADKGSNGEVSYVIGNRRRSYSNLFKITQEGKILLNGPVDYEKLQIYEIDIEATDQGGLSDSSKVVIELNDINDNSPIIRLISKTDTILESSPSDTVVAVMNVNDPDSQENGKVNCVINKNIPFAISSSANNLHNIMTDTELDRERTSHYNITVTCSDEGVPSLSSSVTLTLHISDVNDNAPVFDRSSYEAYIVENNSPGLSIFTVKATDADWNQNARVSYILEDSSVNGVPVSSYVSVSADSGVIHAVRSFDYEQIKDFQLCVKAQDGGSPPLSSNVTVKILVQDQNDNAPQVLYPVQTGGSLVAEMVPRSADVGYLVTKVVAVDVDSGQNAWLSYKLQKAADRALFEVGSQNGEIRTIRQVTDKDAVKQRLTVIVEDNGQPSRSATVIVNVAVADSFPEVLSEFTDFTHDKEYNDNLTFYLVLALAVVSFLFITCVVVIISVKIYRWRQSRILYHSNLPVIPYYPPRYSDTLGTGTLPHVYNYDTCRTTDSRKSDCKFGRAGSQNVLIMDPSSTGTMQRIQSEKSILDEPDSPLEVSVFHTFLSMQC; from the coding sequence ATGGGACGGCTCGTGCTGCTGTGTTTCTCGTTGGCTTTTGTCGGATGTGCGCTGGGACAGATCAGTTATTCTATTCCGGAGGAAATGGCCAGGGGCTCGTTGGTCGGTAATATTGCTCATGATTTAGGTCTCGATGTTAAGAGGCTGCAGTTGCGTAAAGCTCGAATTCACACAGGGGAAAGTGACGAATACATTCAGTTTAACAAGGAGAGAGGCGTCCTCCTTATCAAAGAGAAAATAGACCGTGAGGCCCTTTGTGGACAAACGACTCCCTGTGCTCTACGTTATGAGATTGTTTTAGAAAATCCAATCGAAGTTTTCCCCTTTATTGTTGAAGTTACAGATATAAATGACAATCCTCCTATATTTGACCAAGAGGAAAGGCGATTTGAAATCAGTGAATCTGCTGTTGTCGGATCGAAATTTATGCTGGAAAATGCGATAGATCCTGATATAGGACGAAATGGTCTGCAGAGCTATACACTAAAACTCAGTGATAACTTCATACTCAAGCTGCATGACCAATCAGACGGAGGTAAAAAGGTGGAGATGATTTTGCAAAAGCCCCttgacagagagaaggaggagactgTGTCCTTACTGTTGACAGCGGTAGATGGGGGAGAGCCACAGCGGTCAGGGACTATGCTTATTCACATTACAGTGTTAGATGCCAATGATAATGCTCCTGTATTTACCCAGTCCATTTACAAAGCGAGCATTAAAGAAAACGCTGTAAATGGGACGCTCATAACGCAGGTCAGCGCCACTGACGCAGACAAAGGCAGCAATGGAGAGGTTAGTTATGTCATCGGAAATCGGAGGAGGAGTTattcaaatttatttaaaattacacAAGAGGGAAAAATTTTACTGAATGGACCAGTTGACTATGAAAAGTTACAGATTTATGAAATAGATATAGAAGCAACAGACCAAGGTGGTCTTTCTGATTCCAGCAAAGttgtaattgaattgaatgataTAAATGACAACAGTCCTATTATTAGATTGATTTCAAAAACGGACACAATTTTAGAGAGCTCTCCGTCAGACACAGTGGTAGCTGTAATGAATGTAAACGACCCAGATTCACAGGAAAACGGAAAAGTCAATTGTGTAATTAATAAGAATATTCCTTTTGCAATTTCCTCTTCAGCTAACAATTTACATAACATAATGACAGACACTGAATTAGACCGAGAACGAACCTCACActataacatcacagtcacgtGTTCAGATGAGGGCGTGCCCTCTCTCTCCAGCAGCGTCACTCTCACATTACACATCTCTGACGTGAATGACAACGCGCCTGTCTTTGACAGGAGCTCGTATGAGGCCTACATTGTAGAAAACAACAGCCCGGGCCTCTCTATATTCACAGTGAAAGCCACAGACGCTGACTGGAACCAGAACGCGCGTGTCTCTTACATACTGGAGGACTCCTCTGTTAACGGAGTGCCAGTCTCCTCATATGTGTCCGTTAGTGCAGATAGCGGAGTCATCCATGCAGTGCGCTCCTTTGACTACGAGCAGATCAAGGATTTCCAGTTGTGCGTCAAAGCGCAGGACggaggctctcctcctctcagcagcAACGTGACTGTGAAAATCCTGGTTCAGGATCAGAACGACAACGCCCCTCAGGTGCTGTACCCAGTCCAGACTGGGGGCTCTCTGGTGGCTGAGATGGTGCCTCGTTCAGCAGATGTGGGCTATCTGGTCACTAAAGTGGTGGCTGTGGATGTGGACTCTGGACAGAATGCCTGGCTCTCCTATAAACTGCAGAAAGCCGCAGACAGGGCGCTGTTTGAAGTGGGCTCACAGAATGGAGAAATAAGAACTATCCGCCAAGTGACTGATAAAGATGCAGTCAAACAGAGACTGACTGTTATAGTGGAGGACAACGGGCAGCCCTCTCGTTCAGCTACAGTCATTGTTAACGTGGCGGTGGCGGACAGCTTTCCTGAAGTACTGTCTGAGTTCACTGACTTTACGCACGACAAGGAGTACAATGACAACCTGACTTTTTACTTAGTGCTGGCTCTGGCTGTAGTCTCCTTTCTGTTCATCACGTGTGTAGTGGTCATTATATCAGTGAAAATCTACAGATGGAGACAGTCTCGCATCCTGTATCACTCCAATCTGCCAGTGATCCCATATTATCCCCCACGTTACTCAGACACTCTGGGCACAGGGACCCTCCCACACGTGTACAATTACGACACGTGCAGGACCACAGACTCCAGAAAGAGTGACTGTAAGTTTGGCAGAGCTGGTAGTCAGAACGTGCTGATAATGGATCCCAGTTCAACAGGGACGATGCAGCGGATACAGAGTGAGAAGAGCATCCTGGACGAACCAGACTCTCCTCTAGAGGTTAGCGTCTTTCATACTTTCCTTTCAATGCAGTGCTGA
- the LOC117377967 gene encoding protocadherin gamma-A11-like translates to MRFGELLLRTMGRLVLLCFSLAFVGCALGQISYSIPEEMARGSLVGNIAHDLGLDVKRLQLRKARIHTGESDEYIQFNKERGVLLIKEKIDREALCGQTTPCALHLQIVLENPIEVFPITVEVTDINDNPPLFDKQERRFEISEIAAVGSKFMLETAIDPDIGRNGLQSYALKPSVNFILKLHDQSDGGKKVEMILQKSLDREKEETVSLLLTAVDGGEPQRSGTMLIHITVLDANDNAPVFTQSIYKASIKENAVNGTLITQVSATDADKGSNGEVSYVIGNSMRGSSKIFRITKEGNIFLTGPIDYEKDKMYEIHVEATDRGGLSDSSKVVIEVGDINDNSPVIAVISISESIIENSPTDTVVAVINVNDADSEENGKVKCIINKNIPFAISSSANNLYNIITDSELDRERNSKYNITVTCSDEGVPSLSSSVTLTLHISDVNDNAPVFDRSSYEAYIVENNSPGLSIFTVKATDADWNQNARVSYILEDSSVNGVPVSSYVSVSADSGVIHAVRSFDYEQIKDFQLCVKAQDGGSPPLSSNVTVKILVQDQNDNAPQVLYPVQTGGSLVAEMVPRSADVGYLVTKVVAVDVDSGQNAWLSYKLQKAADRALFEVGSQNGEIRTIRQVTDKDAVKQRLTVIVEDNGQPSRSATVIVNVAVADSFPEVLSEFTDFTHDKEYNDNLTFYLVLALAVVSFLFITCVVVIISVKIYRWRQSRILYHSNLPVIPYYPPRYSDTLGTGTLPHVYNYDTCRTTDSRKSDCKFGRAGSQNVLIMDPSSTGTMQRIQSEKSILDEPDSPLEVSVFHTFLSMQC, encoded by the coding sequence ATGCGCTTTGGAGAGTTATTATTAAGGACAATGGGACGGCTCGTGCTGCTGTGTTTCTCGTTGGCTTTTGTCGGATGTGCGCTGGGACAGATCAGTTATTCTATTCCGGAGGAAATGGCCAGGGGCTCGTTGGTCGGTAATATTGCTCATGATTTAGGTCTCGATGTTAAGCGGCTGCAGTTGCGTAAAGCTCGAATTCACACAGGGGAAAGTGACGAATACATTCAGTTTAACAAGGAGAGAGGCGTCCTCCTTATCAAAGAGAAAATAGACCGTGAGGCCCTTTGTGGACAAACGACTCCGTGTGCTCTACATTTACAGATTGTTTTAGAAAATCCAATAGAAGTATTTCCCATCACTGTTGAAGTCACAGATATTAACGACAATCCTCCATTATTTGACAAACAAGAAAGGCGATTTGAAATAAGCGAAATAGCTGCTGTCGGCTCTAAATTCATGCTGGAAACAGCCATAGATCCTGATATAGGACGAAATGGTCTCCAGAGCTATGCACTAAAGCCCAGTGTTAACTTCATACTCAAGCTGCATGACCAATCAGACGGAGGTAAAAAGGTGGAGATGATTTTGCAAAAGTCCCttgacagagagaaggaggagactgTGTCCTTACTGTTGACAGCGGTAGATGGGGGAGAGCCACAGCGGTCAGGGACTATGCTTATTCACATTACAGTGTTAGATGCCAATGACAATGCTCCCGTATTTACCCAGTCCATTTACAAAGCGAGCATTAAAGAAAACGCTGTAAATGGGACGCTCATAACGCAGGTCAGCGCCACTGACGCAGACAAAGGCAGCAATGGAGAGGTTAGTTATGTCATCGGAAACAGCATGAGGGGCTCCTCCAAAATTTTCCGCATAACTAAAGAAGGAAATATATTTCTGACTGGACCTATTGATTACGAAAAGGACAAAATGTATGAAATTCATGTAGAAGCTACAGATAGAGGAGGTCTTTCTGATTCCAGTAAAGTTGTAATAGAAGTAGGAGACATAAACGACAACAGCCCTGTCATTGCCGTGATTTCTATCTCCGAATCAATAATAGAAAATTCTCCTACAGACACAGTGGTAGCTGTAATCAACGTAAATGACGCAGATTCAGAGGAAAACGGCAaagtcaaatgtattattaataagAACATTCCTTTTGCAATTTCATCTTCCGCCAATAATTTATACAACATCATCACTGACAGTGAATTAGACCGAGAAAGAAACTCAAAATATAATATCACAGTCACGTGTTCAGATGAGGGCGTGCCCTCTCTCTCCAGCAGCGTCACTCTCACATTACACATCTCTGACGTGAATGACAACGCGCCTGTCTTTGACAGGAGCTCGTATGAGGCCTACATTGTAGAAAACAACAGCCCGGGCCTCTCTATATTCACAGTGAAAGCCACAGACGCTGACTGGAACCAGAACGCGCGTGTCTCTTACATACTGGAGGACTCCTCTGTTAACGGAGTGCCAGTCTCCTCATATGTGTCCGTTAGTGCAGATAGTGGAGTCATCCATGCAGTGCGCTCCTTTGACTACGAGCAGATCAAGGATTTCCAGTTGTGCGTCAAAGCGCAGGACggaggctctcctcctctcagcagcAACGTGACTGTGAAAATTCTGGTTCAGGACCAGAACGACAACGCCCCTCAGGTGCTGTACCCAGTCCAGACTGGGGGCTCTCTGGTGGCTGAGATGGTGCCTCGTTCAGCAGATGTGGGCTATCTGGTCACTAAAGTGGTGGCTGTGGATGTGGACTCTGGACAGAATGCCTGGCTCTCCTATAAACTGCAGAAAGCCGCAGACAGGGCGCTGTTTGAAGTGGGCTCACAGAATGGAGAAATAAGAACTATCCGCCAAGTGACTGATAAAGATGCAGTGAAACAGAGACTGACTGTTATAGTGGAGGACAACGGGCAGCCCTCTCGTTCAGCTACAGTCATTGTTAACGTGGCGGTGGCGGACAGCTTTCCTGAAGTACTGTCTGAGTTCACTGACTTTACGCACGACAAGGAGTACAATGACAACCTGACTTTTTACTTAGTGCTGGCTCTGGCTGTAGTCTCCTTTCTGTTCATCACGTGTGTAGTGGTCATTATATCAGTGAAAATCTACAGATGGAGACAGTCTCGCATCCTGTATCACTCCAATCTGCCAGTGATCCCATATTATCCTCCACGTTACTCAGACACTCTGGGCACAGGGACCCTCCCACACGTGTACAATTACGACACGTGCAGGACCACAGACTCCAGAAAGAGTGACTGTAAATTTGGCAGAGCTGGTAGTCAGAACGTGCTGATAATGGATCCCAGTTCAACAGGGACGATGCAGCGGATACAGAGTGAGAAGAGCATCCTGGACGAACCAGACTCTCCTCTAGAGGTTAGCGTCTTTCATACTTTCCTTTCAATGCAGTGTTGA
- the LOC117377968 gene encoding protocadherin gamma-A8-like has protein sequence METTLGGTMRHHALLLLCVLCLSSVFGQVSYSVPEEMPKGSVVGNIAQDLGLDLKRLKSGKARVYTGNNVEYIGLNKDRGVLFIQERIDREALCGETTPCALDFQLILENPMEMFRITVEITDINDNYPNFTNAEKRFEISESAVVGSKFILDKAIDSDIGVNSLEKYQLTPTNNFILNLENEADGSKKVEMVLQTALDREKQAQISLLLTATDGGEPPLSGTMQIFVTVLDVNDNAPVFSRPLYRAKILENSPKGTSIVRVSASDKDIGSNGRITYSMSTSKPHLTRLFTVVKDSGDIILIGDLDHELSTNYQIGVEATDNGGLSDSAKVIIDLIDVNDNAPNIHIVSKSDFVLEDSPPETVIAMLSVNDPDSENSGKVECVLNHYIPFKIESTSNGFYSLVSEMHLDREQTNQHNITVTCSDEGVPSLSSSVTLTLHISDVNDNAPVFDRSSYEAYIVENNSPGLSIFTVKATDADWNQNARVSYILEDSSVNGVPVSSYVSVSADSGVIHAVRSFDYEQIKDFQLCVKAQDGGSPPLSSNVTVKILVQDQNDNAPQVLYPVQTGGSLVAEMVPRSADVGYLVTKVVAVDVDSGQNAWLSYKLQKAADRALFEVGSQNGEIRTIRQVTDKDAVKQRLTVIVEDNGQPSRSATVIVNVAVADSFPEVLSEFTDFTHDKEYNDNLTFYLVLALAVVSFLFITCVVVIISVKIYRWRQSRILYHSNLPVIPYYPPRYSDTLGTGTLPHVYNYDTCRTTDSRKSDCKFGRAGSQNVLIMDPSSTGTMQRIQSEKSILDEPDSPLEVSVFHTFLSMQC, from the coding sequence ATGGAAACGACTCTGGGTGGAACAATGAGACATCACGCACTGCTGCTGCTCTGTGTTTTGTGCCTGAGCTCGGTGTTCGGTCAGGTCAGTTATTCCGTCCCTGAAGAAATGCCCAAAGGCTCCGTAGTTGGAAACATAGCGCAAGATTTAGGACTAGATTTGAAAAGACTAAAATCAGGAAAAGCGCGTGTATATACGGGAAACAATGTCGAATACATCGGTCTGAATAAAGACAGGGGAGTCCTGTTTATCCAGGAGAGGATAGACAGAGAGGCGCTCTGCGGAGAGACGACGCCTTGTGCTTTAGATTTTCAGTTAATTTTGGAAAATCCGATGGAAATGTTTCGAATTACAGTAGAAATCACAGATATTAATGACAATTACCCGAATTTCACAAATGCAGAAAAACGATTTGAGATTAGCGAGTCTGCAGTAGTGGGATCTAAATTCATATTAGACAAAGCAATTGATTCGGATATTGGTGTAAATAGTTTGGAAAAATACCAGCTTACCCCTActaacaattttattttaaatttagaaaACGAAGCAGACGGTAGTAAAAAGGTAGAAATGGTGTTGCAGACGGCTTTAGATCGAGAAAAACAAGCCCAAATCTCACTTCTTTTAACCGCCACAGACGGAGGGGAGCCGCCTTTGTCAGGAACAATGCAGATATTCGTGACTGTGCTAGACGTGAATGACAACGCGCCTGTATTCTCTAGACCACTGTACAGAGCAAAAATACTGGAGAACTCCCCTAAAGGCACAAGTATAGTCAGAGTAAGTGCTTCAGATAAAGACATTGGCTCAAATGGAAGAATAACCTATTCCATGTCTACGAGCAAACCCCACCTAACAAGGTTATTTACGGTGGTCAAAGATTCAGGTGATATTATTTTAATTGGTGACCTAGACCATGAATTATCCACAAATTACCAGATTGGAGTCGAAGCTACTGACAATGGTGGTCTATCTGATTCTGCCAAAGTAATTATTGACTTAATCGACGTGAATGACAATGCGCCAAACATACACATAGTGTCTAAATCGGACTTTGTTTTAGAGGACTCACCTCCAGAGACAGTGATAGCCATGTTAAGTGTAAATGATCCTGACTCAGAGAACAGTGGGAAGGTAGAGTGCGTTCTAAACCATTACATTCCATTTAAAATAGAGTCCACTTCAAATGGATTTTATTCTCTCGTCTCAGAGATGCATTTAGACAGAGAACAGACCAATCAGCATAATATCACAGTCACGTGTTCAGATGAGGGCGTGCCCTCTCTCTCCAGCAGCGTTACTCTCACATTACACATCTCTGACGTGAATGACAACGCGCCTGTCTTTGACAGGAGCTCGTATGAGGCCTACATTGTAGAAAACAACAGCCCGGGCCTCTCTATATTCACAGTGAAAGCCACAGACGCTGACTGGAACCAGAACGCGCGTGTCTCTTACATACTGGAGGACTCCTCTGTTAATGGAGTGCCAGTCTCCTCATATGTGTCCGTTAGTGCAGATAGTGGAGTCATCCATGCAGTGCGCTCCTTTGACTACGAGCAGATCAAGGATTTCCAGTTGTGCGTCAAAGCGCAGGACggaggctctcctcctctcagcagcAACGTGACTGTGAAAATTCTGGTTCAGGACCAGAACGACAACGCCCCTCAGGTGCTGTACCCAGTCCAGACTGGGGGCTCTCTGGTGGCTGAGATGGTGCCTCGTTCAGCAGATGTGGGCTATCTGGTCACTAAAGTGGTGGCTGTGGATGTGGACTCTGGACAGAATGCCTGGCTCTCCTATAAACTGCAGAAAGCCGCAGACAGGGCGCTGTTTGAAGTGGGCTCACAGAATGGAGAAATAAGAACTATTCGCCAAGTGACTGATAAAGATGCAGTGAAACAGAGACTGACTGTTATAGTGGAGGACAACGGGCAGCCCTCTCGTTCAGCTACAGTCATTGTTAACGTGGCGGTGGCGGACAGCTTTCCTGAAGTACTGTCTGAGTTCACTGACTTTACGCACGACAAGGAGTACAATGACAACCTGACTTTTTACTTAGTGCTGGCTCTGGCTGTAGTCTCCTTTCTGTTCATCACGTGTGTAGTGGTCATTATATCAGTGAAAATCTACAGATGGAGACAGTCTCGCATCCTGTATCACTCCAATCTGCCAGTGATCCCATATTATCCTCCACGTTACTCAGACACTCTGGGCACAGGGACACTCCCACACGTGTACAATTATGACACGTGCAGGACCACAGACTCCAGAAAGAGTGACTGTAAATTTGGCAGAGCTGGTAGTCAGAACGTGCTGATAATGGATCCCAGTTCAACAGGGACGATGCAGCGGATACAAAGTGAGAAGAGCATCCTGGACGAACCAGATTCTCCTCTAGAGGTTAGCGTCTTTCATACTTTCCTTTCAATGCAGTGTTGA